A window of the Pantoea sp. Lij88 genome harbors these coding sequences:
- a CDS encoding type 1 glutamine amidotransferase domain-containing protein, whose product MKILMVLTSHDELGTTGKKTGFWLEELAAPYYAFLDAGADITLASPKGGQPPLDPKSDEPDSQTDETRRFHADSAAQAALASTIRLDSVNQEAFDAVFYPGGHGPLWDLANDKHSISLIEQTLQAGKPVALVCHAPGVLRDVKNADGTPLVKGKKVTGFTNSEEEGVGLTDVVPFLVEDVLKQNGGLYSRGDDWQSYTVQDGLLITGQNPGSSAETAKVLLASLAK is encoded by the coding sequence ATGAAAATTTTAATGGTTTTGACCTCGCATGATGAGTTGGGCACCACTGGCAAGAAGACCGGTTTCTGGCTGGAAGAGCTTGCGGCTCCTTACTATGCATTCCTGGATGCGGGTGCTGACATTACTCTGGCTTCGCCGAAGGGCGGACAGCCTCCACTCGATCCGAAAAGCGATGAGCCCGATTCTCAGACTGATGAGACCCGCCGCTTCCATGCCGACTCTGCGGCTCAGGCCGCGCTGGCCTCAACCATCAGGCTTGACTCGGTGAATCAGGAAGCTTTTGATGCCGTGTTCTATCCTGGCGGTCATGGTCCATTATGGGATCTGGCAAACGACAAACATTCCATCTCGCTGATTGAGCAAACCCTGCAGGCGGGCAAACCGGTTGCGCTGGTCTGTCATGCTCCGGGTGTCCTGCGTGATGTGAAAAATGCCGATGGCACGCCGCTGGTGAAAGGTAAGAAAGTTACTGGTTTCACGAACAGCGAAGAAGAGGGCGTTGGCCTGACCGACGTGGTGCCATTCCTGGTAGAAGATGTGCTGAAACAGAATGGCGGCCTTTATTCACGAGGTGATGACTGGCAGTCCTACACGGTTCAGGATGGCTTGCTGATTACCGGTCAGAACCCGGGTTCGTCGGCCGAAACCGC